One Tolypothrix bouteillei VB521301 DNA window includes the following coding sequences:
- a CDS encoding HhoA/HhoB/HtrA family serine endopeptidase gives MSLSSSEEQRFSPLLRQVTSYVLVAILSVGLTLTTLWAFPNLPIPGRSSLVSNTIPSTTEVEAAPENAPPVESQKAAIRSFVSTAVNKVGPAVVRIDTERTITMRAPDPFFGDPFFREFFGDDFSRAPQEYRQRGEGSGFIIDSNGIILTNAHVVSGADSVTVTLKDGRKLKGEVRGVDEPSDLAVVKIKGTNLPVATLGNSQDLQVGDWAIAVGNPLGLDNTVTLGIISTLNRSSAQVGIPDKRLDFIQTDAAINPGNSGGPLVNEQGEVIGINTAIRADAQGIGFAIPIDKAKLIKDALTRGEKISHPYIGVRMVSLTPEQAQQFNRDPNSTMTVPEVNGVLVMQVIPNSPAASAGLRRGDVITQIGEQNVTTAEQLQSLVEKSRVNQPLQLTVIRGDQMQQFTVRPGELRDANNS, from the coding sequence ATGTCATTATCATCTTCTGAAGAACAACGGTTTTCACCCCTTTTGCGTCAAGTAACCAGCTATGTTCTAGTAGCAATCTTGAGTGTTGGCTTAACTTTGACAACTTTGTGGGCATTTCCTAACCTGCCAATTCCAGGGCGGTCGTCTCTTGTCAGTAATACCATACCAAGTACTACTGAAGTAGAAGCCGCACCAGAAAACGCACCTCCTGTAGAATCTCAAAAAGCAGCCATTCGCAGTTTTGTGAGTACTGCTGTCAATAAAGTCGGACCTGCAGTTGTACGGATTGATACAGAGCGTACTATCACTATGCGTGCTCCCGACCCCTTTTTTGGGGACCCTTTCTTCCGGGAATTTTTTGGTGACGATTTTTCCAGAGCGCCTCAAGAATACCGACAAAGAGGTGAAGGTTCTGGTTTTATCATTGATTCTAATGGTATAATTCTTACCAACGCTCACGTGGTGAGTGGTGCTGATTCTGTCACCGTCACCCTAAAAGACGGGCGCAAACTCAAAGGAGAAGTGCGTGGGGTAGATGAACCCTCAGATTTGGCAGTTGTAAAAATTAAAGGGACAAATCTCCCCGTAGCAACTTTAGGTAACTCTCAAGATTTGCAAGTAGGGGATTGGGCAATAGCGGTCGGTAACCCATTGGGCTTAGATAATACTGTAACATTAGGTATTATTAGCACGCTTAACCGCTCTAGCGCTCAAGTTGGTATCCCCGATAAGCGGTTAGACTTTATACAAACAGATGCCGCTATCAATCCCGGTAACTCTGGCGGTCCCTTAGTTAACGAGCAAGGAGAAGTTATCGGCATCAATACTGCCATTCGTGCTGATGCTCAAGGAATTGGGTTTGCCATTCCCATTGACAAAGCTAAGTTAATTAAAGATGCTTTGACCCGTGGTGAAAAAATCTCCCATCCATACATCGGTGTTCGCATGGTGAGTTTGACACCAGAACAGGCACAACAATTTAATCGCGACCCCAATTCCACTATGACTGTACCGGAAGTCAATGGTGTATTAGTCATGCAAGTCATACCCAACAGCCCTGCTGCATCTGCGGGTTTGCGTCGGGGTGATGTAATAACTCAGATTGGCGAACAAAACGTGACCACCGCCGAACAGTTACAAAGCTTGGTGGAAAAAAGCCGAGTCAACCAACCCTTGCAATTGACTGTCATCCGGGGTGACCAAATGCAGCAGTTCACCGTCCGTCCGGGCGAACTAAGAGACGCAAATAATTCGTAA
- a CDS encoding zinc-dependent alcohol dehydrogenase family protein: protein MKVWEVQSREGLDALTLVDRPEPQPQAGQILLKIHAASLNYRDLLTVKGAYGSKQKLPLVPFSDGAGEVVAVGEGVTRVKVGDRVASIFMQTWIDGEYSAEKSRSALGGAIDGILAEYVVLDQNGVVRVPDFLSYEEAATLPCAAVTAWNALVTDGKLKASDTILIQGTGGVSIFALQFAKAMGVKVIATSSSDWKLEKLRQLGAAEVVNYQTVPDWDERVWEITGKLGVDRIIEVGGAGTFNKSLRAVRYGGHISLIGVLSGLNADVSTVSILHKGICVQGIYVGSREMFEAMNRAISLHNIQPIIDRELPFEQAREALAYMESGAHFGKIVLQV from the coding sequence ATGAAAGTGTGGGAAGTTCAATCTCGGGAAGGTCTTGATGCATTGACATTGGTTGATAGACCGGAACCCCAGCCTCAAGCGGGACAGATTCTTCTCAAAATACACGCTGCTTCACTCAATTATCGCGATTTGTTAACCGTTAAAGGGGCGTATGGCTCTAAACAAAAACTACCGCTTGTTCCGTTTTCTGATGGTGCGGGAGAGGTGGTTGCTGTTGGTGAGGGGGTAACTAGAGTTAAAGTTGGCGACAGGGTTGCCAGCATTTTCATGCAAACTTGGATAGATGGGGAATATTCAGCAGAAAAATCCCGTTCAGCATTAGGTGGTGCGATTGATGGTATCTTAGCTGAGTATGTTGTACTAGACCAAAATGGTGTCGTTCGTGTTCCAGATTTTCTGTCTTATGAGGAAGCAGCAACGCTACCCTGTGCTGCGGTAACTGCTTGGAATGCTCTTGTCACGGATGGCAAGTTAAAAGCTAGCGATACGATTTTGATACAAGGAACTGGGGGAGTTTCAATATTTGCGCTTCAGTTTGCTAAAGCAATGGGGGTCAAAGTTATTGCGACTTCAAGCAGCGATTGGAAGTTAGAAAAGTTGCGGCAATTGGGCGCTGCAGAAGTCGTGAATTATCAGACTGTACCAGACTGGGATGAAAGAGTTTGGGAAATCACGGGTAAACTTGGAGTTGATCGCATTATTGAAGTGGGTGGTGCGGGAACTTTCAATAAATCCCTCCGTGCTGTCCGTTATGGAGGACATATTAGTTTGATTGGAGTGCTTTCCGGGTTAAATGCTGATGTCAGTACAGTCTCGATTTTGCACAAAGGTATTTGCGTGCAAGGCATTTATGTAGGTAGTCGCGAGATGTTTGAGGCGATGAATCGAGCTATCTCCTTACATAATATCCAACCGATAATTGACCGAGAGCTCCCCTTTGAACAAGCACGGGAAGCTTTGGCGTATATGGAGAGTGGAGCGCATTTTGGCAAGATTGTCTTGCAGGTGTAA
- a CDS encoding ZIP family metal transporter: MEPLVIGAIASLGAGLATVIGALPILLPINFTQRVQGIMLGFGGGVMLAATSFSLILPGTESAVAQGYPQAGAALIMATGILLGGVFLQLTHKLLPHEHFFKGQENVRSNNLKRIWLFIAAITIHNFPEGLAVGVNFGNNNIKDGIPVALGIGLQNIPEGLVVALSLVAEKYSAGYALWISLLTGLVEPIGGVIGAGVVSIANFILPWAMAFAAGAMLFVISDEIIPESHRKGLEKEGTIGVMLGFIIMMFLDIALG; this comes from the coding sequence ATGGAACCCCTTGTTATAGGTGCGATCGCGAGTTTAGGCGCGGGACTCGCCACTGTTATTGGTGCCTTACCAATTTTACTACCAATAAATTTTACGCAAAGAGTGCAAGGAATCATGCTGGGGTTTGGAGGCGGAGTAATGTTGGCAGCAACATCCTTTTCACTAATCCTACCGGGTACTGAGTCTGCGGTTGCTCAAGGTTATCCCCAAGCAGGTGCAGCTTTGATTATGGCGACGGGTATTTTGCTCGGAGGCGTGTTTCTGCAATTAACACACAAATTATTGCCCCACGAACATTTTTTTAAAGGGCAAGAAAATGTTCGTTCCAATAACCTGAAACGAATTTGGTTGTTTATTGCTGCAATTACCATTCATAACTTTCCTGAAGGATTAGCAGTGGGAGTTAATTTTGGTAATAATAATATTAAAGATGGTATTCCTGTTGCCTTAGGCATTGGGTTGCAAAATATTCCGGAAGGCTTGGTAGTCGCATTATCTTTAGTTGCTGAGAAATATTCAGCAGGTTATGCTTTATGGATTTCACTGCTGACGGGTTTAGTTGAACCAATTGGTGGTGTAATTGGTGCCGGCGTGGTGAGTATCGCTAATTTTATCTTGCCTTGGGCAATGGCATTTGCAGCAGGTGCAATGTTGTTTGTAATTAGTGATGAAATCATTCCTGAATCTCATCGTAAAGGATTGGAGAAAGAAGGAACTATTGGTGTGATGCTGGGCTTTATCATCATGATGTTTTTGGATATTGCTTTGGGGTAG
- a CDS encoding VOC family protein: protein MNLLRFEHINISCKDLQATQKFYQTLFPDWYVRAEGVFNGRHWIHLGNNQFYLALNHEANQDRVNLPYQNIGINHVGFVIQDGEGMKNLLEKEGIEYYTLTAAETKHRIYVNDPDGNEIELVEYRPEYALK from the coding sequence ATGAATCTTCTTCGTTTTGAGCACATAAATATTTCTTGTAAAGATCTACAAGCAACTCAAAAGTTCTATCAAACTCTATTCCCCGATTGGTATGTGCGTGCCGAAGGTGTATTTAATGGTAGGCACTGGATACATTTAGGTAACAATCAATTTTATCTGGCTCTTAATCATGAGGCCAATCAAGATCGCGTAAACTTACCTTACCAAAATATTGGTATCAATCATGTTGGTTTTGTGATTCAAGATGGAGAAGGTATGAAAAATTTGCTTGAGAAAGAAGGGATTGAATATTACACGCTAACAGCAGCCGAAACCAAGCATAGAATTTATGTTAACGATCCAGATGGCAATGAAATTGAATTGGTTGAATACCGCCCTGAGTATGCGTTGAAGTGA
- a CDS encoding DEAD/DEAH box helicase family protein: protein MTNLLAGTEVEARSLRWEVVSATQLGQQTLYRLRCLQGELRGTEFDILHPFESVEAVIRDLRPDRAAPLPNWLVDHQAFLLEQSLSGNALLAVQPGRLRVEAYQLVPVLRAIRMSRVRLLLADGVGLGKTIQAGLIITELMARRVVHRILIVCPAGPLLEQWKLEMSERFGLRLDEVNRGRLEEIRRSTELGANPFDYIPLAIASIDFLKQEKILESLERASYDMVVLDEAHHCMDLGAIGEKEDSQRRRLAEVLARRCDSLLLLTATPHDGNDRSFASLCELLDLSLVDGRGNLRGVGYRDCVVRRLKSHIPNRFKNRIVEPKSVVANNQEHPDYIALQHGLLEFLAPELRRAFQKKRYSDVLAVLSKVFNKQQELTPGWEMRD, encoded by the coding sequence ATGACAAACTTGTTAGCTGGTACAGAAGTAGAAGCACGCTCTTTGCGTTGGGAAGTAGTGAGTGCTACTCAGTTAGGACAACAAACTCTTTACAGGTTGCGTTGCTTGCAAGGAGAACTGCGAGGTACAGAATTTGATATTCTCCATCCTTTTGAATCTGTAGAGGCAGTTATTCGCGATTTGCGTCCCGATCGCGCTGCGCCTTTACCTAATTGGTTAGTTGATCATCAAGCTTTTCTCTTGGAGCAATCTTTGTCGGGTAATGCTCTCCTCGCCGTACAACCCGGTCGCTTACGTGTAGAAGCGTATCAATTGGTTCCTGTATTACGAGCAATTCGCATGAGTCGGGTACGGTTGCTTTTAGCGGATGGGGTTGGGTTGGGAAAAACTATTCAAGCTGGATTGATTATTACCGAATTGATGGCGCGACGGGTAGTGCATCGCATTCTAATTGTTTGTCCTGCTGGTCCATTGTTGGAACAGTGGAAGCTAGAAATGTCTGAACGCTTTGGTTTGCGTTTGGATGAGGTAAACCGAGGAAGGTTGGAAGAAATTCGTCGCAGTACGGAGTTGGGTGCAAATCCTTTTGATTATATTCCTTTGGCGATCGCGTCCATTGATTTTCTCAAGCAGGAAAAAATTCTGGAATCCTTGGAAAGAGCTAGTTACGACATGGTGGTGTTGGATGAAGCCCATCACTGTATGGACTTGGGCGCTATTGGGGAAAAAGAGGATTCTCAACGACGACGGTTGGCGGAGGTTTTAGCGCGGCGTTGCGATTCTTTGTTGTTACTGACTGCAACTCCTCATGATGGGAATGACCGTTCTTTTGCTTCTTTGTGTGAATTGTTAGATTTATCCTTAGTGGATGGGAGAGGAAATTTAAGGGGCGTTGGCTATCGCGATTGTGTTGTTCGTCGTCTGAAATCTCATATTCCCAATCGGTTTAAAAATCGCATTGTCGAACCAAAATCAGTTGTTGCTAATAATCAGGAACATCCCGATTATATAGCATTGCAACATGGGTTGTTGGAATTTTTAGCACCTGAGTTGCGGAGGGCTTTTCAGAAGAAGCGTTACAGTGATGTTTTGGCAGTTCTCTCAAAAGTTTTCAACAAGCAGCAAGAACTCACACCTGGTTGGGAGATGCGGGATTGA
- a CDS encoding reverse transcriptase domain-containing protein, with amino-acid sequence MIRHSSNTSESWKTLAWKKFRANLFRLQRRVFKAVRVGDKRKARQLQKLILKSRAARFLAIRQVTQLNAGKKTPGIDGKTALTHEERFSLELLLRQLNWYHKKLRQIPIPKKDGSIRYLKIPTIADRAWQCLAKFALEPAHEATFHANSYGFRTGRSAHDAQKQVFDHLKSKSNGINKRILELDVEKCFDRINHSSIMSNLIAPLGLKLGIFRCLKAGINPEFPEQGTCQGGVVSPLLANIALNGIEEIHKYHVNRGRKITATTLEKDIVNACVRYADDAVFFLRPEDDEKQILDSISQFLAKRGLKVSEKKTKLTASTSGFDFLGWHFKVQQNGKFRSSPSEENFKAFRKKVKKIVNNSNYGANEKAKKLAPIVRGWRQYHKFCKMDGSKFSLYYVQYRTYKVFNKETKQDCLSSKKLLDKAFPSVPYSENRHIKVKRNKSPFDGDLVYWSERNSKLYDGMTSRLLRKQSHTCGYCGHKLTSEEKVNLHHFDGNHGNWKDSNLTAVHESCHDYLHMKQKGKETTLITQVGLEVTEEYLENNPR; translated from the coding sequence ATGATTAGGCACAGTAGCAATACTAGTGAATCTTGGAAGACGTTAGCGTGGAAGAAATTCCGGGCAAACCTTTTCCGCTTACAAAGAAGAGTGTTTAAAGCGGTTCGAGTTGGCGACAAGCGCAAAGCCCGTCAATTACAAAAGCTGATCCTAAAATCTCGTGCGGCTAGGTTTCTGGCAATTCGTCAAGTAACACAGCTAAACGCTGGTAAAAAGACACCGGGTATTGATGGTAAAACCGCCTTAACTCATGAGGAAAGATTCAGCCTCGAACTGCTATTAAGGCAGCTAAATTGGTATCACAAAAAGCTTAGGCAGATACCAATACCCAAGAAAGACGGCTCTATCAGATACCTAAAAATCCCCACTATCGCGGATAGAGCTTGGCAATGCCTAGCAAAATTCGCCCTAGAACCAGCACACGAAGCCACCTTCCACGCAAATAGCTACGGATTTAGAACAGGGCGCTCCGCCCATGATGCCCAGAAGCAGGTGTTCGATCATCTCAAATCAAAGTCCAACGGCATCAACAAGAGAATCCTTGAGCTAGATGTAGAAAAGTGCTTCGACCGGATTAATCACTCATCCATCATGTCGAACCTTATCGCCCCCCTAGGGCTAAAATTAGGGATATTCCGATGCCTCAAAGCCGGAATCAACCCCGAATTCCCTGAACAAGGTACCTGTCAAGGTGGGGTGGTGAGTCCACTACTAGCTAACATCGCCCTGAATGGAATCGAAGAAATACATAAATACCACGTCAACAGAGGACGCAAAATAACAGCAACTACCCTCGAAAAGGACATTGTGAACGCCTGTGTTCGATATGCCGATGACGCGGTATTCTTCCTACGACCAGAAGACGATGAAAAACAAATACTTGACAGTATTAGCCAATTCCTAGCAAAAAGAGGACTAAAGGTAAGTGAGAAAAAGACAAAGCTAACCGCCTCGACTTCAGGATTTGACTTTTTAGGCTGGCACTTCAAAGTACAGCAAAACGGCAAGTTTAGAAGCTCTCCCTCAGAGGAAAACTTCAAAGCATTCCGTAAGAAAGTCAAGAAAATTGTCAATAACTCGAATTATGGTGCTAACGAAAAAGCTAAGAAATTAGCCCCGATAGTCCGAGGATGGAGACAATACCACAAGTTCTGTAAAATGGACGGCTCTAAATTTAGCCTTTACTACGTACAATACAGAACCTACAAGGTATTCAACAAAGAAACCAAACAAGATTGCCTATCTAGCAAGAAACTGCTGGATAAAGCTTTCCCATCGGTTCCTTACTCCGAAAACCGCCACATTAAAGTCAAAAGAAATAAATCACCTTTTGATGGAGACTTAGTTTACTGGAGTGAACGCAACAGTAAGCTATATGACGGTATGACCTCAAGATTATTAAGGAAGCAAAGCCATACGTGTGGATACTGCGGTCACAAACTGACCTCAGAAGAAAAGGTAAATCTACATCATTTTGACGGCAATCATGGAAACTGGAAGGACTCAAACCTGACAGCAGTACACGAAAGCTGTCACGATTATCTCCACATGAAGCAAAAGGGGAAGGAGACTACGTTAATCACGCAAGTAGGTCTGGAAGTCACCGAAGAATACCTAGAAAATAATCCTCGGTGA